A part of Halomarina litorea genomic DNA contains:
- a CDS encoding 3-hydroxyacyl-CoA dehydrogenase family protein — translation MVDVEHVSVIGGGVMGSGIGQAFLQNGYDVSIRDIEQEILQETEERIVDGNYGLNRAVESDHLSEEEKQAALDRLTLTTDLGEAVADADFVLEAVSEDLELKGRVFREIDSVTGDTPLYSNTSGFSATSLSNALEDPSRFAVAHFFNPAQIMTLVEIVPTGQTDDEVVDTIVEVSERMGKTAIVLEDAPGDYGFVANRCYAAMRREAERIVEEGVATEKQVDTALEEGYNLPVGPFSLRGIGEEWD, via the coding sequence ATGGTAGACGTCGAACACGTTTCCGTCATCGGTGGCGGCGTCATGGGGAGTGGTATCGGGCAAGCATTTCTTCAAAACGGCTACGATGTGTCGATACGGGACATCGAGCAAGAAATCCTCCAAGAGACCGAGGAGCGCATCGTCGACGGGAACTACGGGCTGAACCGCGCCGTCGAGAGTGACCACCTCTCCGAAGAGGAGAAACAGGCTGCCCTCGATAGGCTCACGCTCACCACCGACCTCGGGGAGGCTGTCGCCGATGCCGACTTTGTCTTGGAGGCCGTCTCCGAGGACCTCGAACTCAAGGGCCGCGTCTTCCGTGAAATCGACAGCGTTACCGGGGACACCCCCCTATACTCGAATACCAGTGGCTTTTCAGCCACCTCGCTCTCGAACGCTCTCGAGGACCCATCGCGGTTTGCCGTGGCCCATTTCTTCAATCCGGCACAGATCATGACACTCGTCGAAATCGTCCCCACCGGTCAGACCGACGACGAGGTTGTCGACACTATCGTCGAGGTTAGCGAAAGGATGGGAAAAACCGCCATTGTCCTCGAGGATGCCCCGGGTGATTACGGGTTCGTCGCCAATCGGTGCTACGCAGCCATGCGTCGCGAGGCCGAACGTATTGTCGAAGAAGGCGTCGCGACCGAGAAGCAGGTCGATACCGCTCTCGAAGAGGGGTATAACCTTCCTGTGGGTCCGTTTTCTCTCCGTGGTATCGGTGAGGAGTGGGACTGA
- a CDS encoding TIGR04024 family LLM class F420-dependent oxidoreductase has protein sequence MVSDFQIDLTLSTDRYESLDEVARFTQEAEELGFEYVGFGETTGWDSVSLLTILAERTDSIGVSDDVIGPFSRSPCQIAQAAASVQSLAGGRLRLGLGTSSPALVEGWHGLEFDRPLRRLREAIEIIKQATAGEEVTYDGEIFTPEGFSLEMPTPVDVPIDVAALGPKGVELTGRFADGWVPQLFTPDGLDQRLDDLRRGAELANRDPEEFRTSVLVRSCALEDGERARQLGRQHVAFMISLYGPFYRQSIAKQGYEDMVETVRDHWMDGDREKAVAAVEDEVLDGLVACGTPDEVNDIIDRFASVKGCDAVRVGWVGPADDEEITSTMEAVAPVNR, from the coding sequence ATGGTATCAGACTTCCAAATCGACCTGACATTATCCACCGACCGATACGAATCGCTGGACGAGGTCGCACGATTCACTCAGGAGGCCGAGGAACTCGGGTTCGAGTACGTCGGATTCGGCGAGACGACGGGATGGGACAGTGTCTCCCTGTTGACCATCCTCGCAGAACGCACCGATAGTATCGGCGTGTCCGACGACGTCATCGGGCCGTTCTCCCGTTCACCTTGTCAGATTGCTCAGGCCGCCGCATCGGTTCAGTCGCTCGCGGGGGGGCGACTGCGTCTCGGTTTGGGGACGAGTTCACCGGCACTCGTCGAGGGTTGGCACGGGCTCGAATTCGACCGACCGCTGCGCCGTCTCCGCGAGGCCATCGAGATTATCAAGCAGGCCACGGCTGGCGAGGAGGTCACGTACGACGGTGAAATATTCACCCCCGAAGGGTTCTCGCTCGAAATGCCGACGCCGGTGGATGTTCCCATCGACGTCGCTGCACTCGGTCCGAAAGGGGTCGAGCTCACCGGTCGCTTCGCCGATGGCTGGGTCCCACAACTTTTCACACCGGATGGCCTCGACCAGCGTCTCGACGACCTTCGGCGTGGTGCCGAACTCGCCAATCGGGACCCCGAGGAGTTCCGGACATCGGTCCTCGTCCGCTCCTGTGCACTCGAGGACGGCGAGCGAGCCCGCCAGCTGGGCCGCCAACACGTCGCGTTCATGATATCTCTCTACGGTCCGTTCTACCGCCAATCAATCGCCAAACAGGGCTATGAGGACATGGTAGAAACCGTCCGCGACCATTGGATGGATGGCGACCGCGAAAAGGCGGTCGCCGCCGTTGAGGACGAGGTACTCGACGGACTGGTCGCCTGTGGCACGCCGGACGAGGTCAACGATATTATCGATAGATTCGCCAGCGTAAAGGGCTGTGACGCGGTTCGAGTCGGCTGGGTCGGCCCGGCCGACGACGAGGAGATTACCTCGACGATGGAGGCCGTGGCTCCCGTCAACCGCTGA
- a CDS encoding acyl-CoA carboxylase subunit beta, protein MSSSVIPLSDEIPESVAPNEAYRIDLVWTIETVGIEAYGLRSQLEPIMKDEPNDRRDYTTEELREHLQEAKETVSDERRPEAVEQQHSTGKLTARERIAYLCDAGIFREFGRLAAPAPATPETVDWDRSDAPSDGIVTGIGEIDGRPVAVGATDFTVKGGSIGHTGFQKVRRIGKLALRRGFPLVLLHDGGGHRIQEGLDARPYAHGGDFVFQTRLSGWAPQVSAMMGPGFAAPTNYAATCDFVPMVEGQSTMGVAGPSLVKAALGVELDKAEIGGAEFQTGMTGMADAAYADDEACLDSIKTFLSYLPQNADEMPPTDSHFEPPTPNAAEQLSSIIPNNPKRGYDIYTAIEGLIDRESFFELKPRYARNIVTGFARFEGNSVGIVANNPRIKAGTFDVAACDKSSHFISLCDAFGLPLVFLMDVPGVLPGPDSEREGIARHSGKVMFEINRSTVPKVSVVLRRGYGFGYVLMAGGRSTDSELTIVWPTAEISAMGIEGAVDIVYRREIRDADNPERRREELVQKFINRTGAVRAVEDFGVDAAIDPTETRDWIVDSLDQSRTEYEESWPPKKHGINPI, encoded by the coding sequence GTGAGCTCTTCGGTGATTCCCCTCTCGGATGAGATACCCGAGTCAGTGGCTCCGAACGAGGCTTACAGGATAGACCTCGTCTGGACGATCGAGACAGTGGGGATAGAGGCATACGGTTTGCGCTCTCAGTTGGAGCCGATTATGAAGGACGAACCCAACGACAGACGGGATTACACGACTGAAGAGCTTCGTGAACACCTTCAAGAGGCCAAAGAGACGGTCTCTGACGAAAGGCGCCCGGAAGCCGTAGAGCAGCAGCACTCTACAGGGAAACTCACTGCCCGAGAGCGGATTGCGTATCTCTGTGATGCGGGAATTTTTAGAGAATTTGGCCGGCTCGCGGCTCCAGCCCCTGCGACGCCGGAAACAGTCGATTGGGACCGATCGGACGCGCCTTCGGACGGAATCGTGACCGGAATCGGAGAGATCGACGGGCGGCCCGTGGCAGTGGGGGCGACCGACTTCACCGTTAAAGGGGGGTCGATCGGACACACCGGTTTTCAGAAGGTCCGCCGCATCGGGAAGTTGGCCCTCCGACGGGGTTTCCCGCTGGTTCTGCTCCACGACGGGGGCGGCCACCGCATTCAGGAGGGACTCGATGCCAGACCGTACGCTCACGGCGGGGATTTCGTGTTTCAGACCCGACTCTCCGGATGGGCACCACAGGTATCTGCGATGATGGGGCCTGGGTTCGCCGCCCCGACGAACTACGCCGCGACGTGCGATTTCGTCCCGATGGTCGAGGGACAATCGACGATGGGCGTGGCGGGACCATCACTCGTAAAAGCAGCACTCGGCGTCGAACTGGATAAAGCCGAAATCGGTGGTGCAGAGTTCCAGACAGGGATGACCGGGATGGCAGACGCCGCTTACGCGGACGACGAAGCCTGCCTCGACAGTATCAAGACGTTCCTCTCCTATCTCCCGCAGAACGCAGACGAGATGCCCCCCACCGACAGTCACTTTGAACCGCCGACCCCCAACGCGGCAGAGCAGTTATCGAGCATCATTCCGAACAATCCAAAGCGAGGGTACGATATCTACACCGCTATCGAAGGGTTGATCGACCGCGAGTCGTTCTTCGAACTCAAACCTCGTTACGCACGCAACATCGTCACTGGGTTCGCGCGGTTCGAAGGCAATTCCGTCGGAATCGTCGCGAACAATCCACGAATCAAGGCGGGGACGTTCGACGTGGCTGCCTGCGACAAGTCGTCTCATTTCATCAGCCTGTGTGACGCCTTCGGACTTCCCCTCGTGTTCTTGATGGACGTTCCGGGCGTACTGCCGGGACCCGACTCGGAGCGGGAGGGAATCGCTCGGCACTCCGGAAAGGTGATGTTCGAGATCAACCGGTCGACAGTCCCGAAAGTGAGCGTCGTCCTTCGACGAGGGTACGGGTTCGGATACGTCCTCATGGCGGGCGGTCGGTCGACCGATAGCGAACTGACTATCGTCTGGCCGACCGCTGAAATTTCCGCCATGGGGATCGAAGGTGCCGTGGATATCGTCTATCGACGCGAAATCCGGGACGCCGACAACCCCGAACGGCGACGAGAGGAACTCGTCCAGAAGTTCATCAATCGAACCGGTGCGGTGAGGGCAGTCGAGGATTTCGGCGTCGATGCGGCTATCGATCCCACCGAAACCCGAGACTGGATCGTGGATTCGCTCGATCAGTCCCGGACCGAGTACGAAGAATCCTGGCCACCGAAGAAACACGGAATAAACCCTATCTGA